A window of Parambassis ranga chromosome 10, fParRan2.1, whole genome shotgun sequence contains these coding sequences:
- the LOC114442641 gene encoding N-acetyllactosaminide beta-1,3-N-acetylglucosaminyltransferase 2-like, translated as MAQCHCRWRNVFICVCAPCICLVVLFFVFGLIVCMNMNTIVSTVFIPQTEHFVARGTLNNKSFAAFPKTFWDLRPNRDAFWNNLQLKVDRHFNPMLQPGNDRRGSQTRNFDSLLKQSFFEVTHSNEMKKTTDKMPQTVQQFASYMLNRDYPIILRPNGACGAQAENEKEPPLLLFAVKTSEANFKNRQALRQTWAREGWVTGHKIGNSSEKEEEVGGYVRRIFLLGKEDAQELGADLSEILKKENKLYGDLLQWDFKDTFFNLTLKDVLFWKWFSVSCSRVQFVFKGDDDVFVNTPKMITYLQHQLKKPQAHMTLQDFMVGNLIGVANPNRVPRSKYYIPDNFYSGFYPAYAGGGGVVYSGLLTKRLYQVSKRIHLFPIDDVYVGMCMLRLQAQPGHHPAFLTFDFPGYEEDAQCAYHTILLVHKRSPNQVIQLWEDIHSTLTQCKDVPLRS; from the coding sequence ATGGCCCAGTGTCACTGTCGCTGGCGTAAcgtgttcatctgtgtgtgtgcaccatgcATCTGCTTGGTCGTGCTGTTCTTCGTCTTTGGCTTAATTGTGTGTATGAACATGAATACCATAGTCAGCACCGTGTTCATCCCACAGACTGAACATTTTGTGGCCCGAGGaactttaaataataaaagcttTGCTGCATTCCCCAAAACTTTCTGGGATCTGAGACCAAACAGAGATGCCTTTTGGAACAATCTTCAGCTGAAAGTTGATCGTCATTTCAACCCCATGCTGCAGCCTGGCAATGACAGAAGAGGATCACAGACCAGGAACTTTGATTCCCTACTAAAACAGAGTTTCTTTGAAGTTACCCACTCAAATGAAATGAAGAAAACCACTGATAAAATGCCACAAACAGTGCAGCAGTTTGCAAGCTACATGCTAAATAGGGACTATCCAATAATCCTCAGGCCGAATGGAGCATGTGGAGCTCAAGCAGAAAATGAAAAGGAGCCACCTCTGCTTCTTTTCGCTGTCAAGACATCAGAGGCAAACTTTAAGAATCGTCAGGCCCTTCGACAGACCTGGGCCCGAGAAGGATGGGTGACAGGGCATAAAATAGGCAACAGcagtgaaaaagaagaagaggttgGAGGATACGTTCGCAGGATCTTCCTGCTGGGCAAAGAAGATGCACAGGAGCTTGGAGCGGATCTATCCGAGATACTGAAGAAAGAGAATAAACTTTATGGAGACCTTCTGCAGTGGGACTTTAAGGACACATTTTTCAACCTCACCTTGAAAGATGTCCTCTTCTGGAAGTGGTTCTCGGTCTCCTGCAGTAGAGTTCAATTTGTCTTTAAGGGAGACGATGACGTCTTTGTCAACACTCCAAAAATGATCACCTACCTCCAGCACCAGCTGAAGAAGCCACAGGCACATATGACCTTGCAGGATTTTATGGTTGGAAATCTCATAGGAGTAGCTAATCCAAACCGTGTCCCCAGATCCAAGTACTACATCCCAGACAACTTCTACAGCGGGTTCTATCCAGCATACgcaggcggaggaggagtggtgtACTCAGGCTTGCTGACCAAACGCCTGTACCAGGTATCTAAAAGAATTCACCTGTTCCCCATCGACGACGTCTACGTAGGGATGTGCATGCTCCGGCTTCAGGCCCAACCTGGTCACCACCCAGCCTTCCTCACATTTGACTTTCCCGGATATGAAGAGGACGCTCAGTGCGCATACCATACAATCCTACTGGTCCACAAACGAAGCCCGAACCAGGTGATTCAACTGTGGGAAGACATACACAGCACCCTGACACAGTGTAAAGACGTCCCCCTGAGGAGTTGA
- the ctsf gene encoding cathepsin F has product MMVELRCCPLILWMALVAVLGSVLGLGEDLDRPLFGPPGSPIRLHETDPGLKKAVLFAEERYNHGSNAMHLRKISRIISATKQLVKGIRYTLTVEVSNTLCKKSTMVRTCDFYPESEKLKTEVCLFEVWDIPWQDTKTLLKQKCQAKAEVEETNKVEDPSASQPMEESVELLGHFKEFMVKYNKDYSSQEEADRRLRIFQENLKTAEKLQSLDQGSAEYGVTKFSDLTEEEFRSTYLNPLLSQWSLHRPMKPAAPAQGPAPDSWDWRDHGAVSSVKNQGMCGSCWAFSVTGNIEGQWFIKNGTLLSLSEQELVDCDGLDQACRGGLPSNAYEAIEKLGGLETESDYSYTGHKQRCDFATRKVAAYINSSVELSKDEKEIAAWLAENGPVSVALNAFAMQFYRKGVSHPLKIFCNPWMIDHAVLMVGYGERKGIPFWAIKNSWGEDYGEQGYYYLYRGSNACGINKMCSSAVVN; this is encoded by the exons ATGATGGTAGAGCTCCGCTGTTGTCCGCTAATCCTGTGGATGGCCCTGGTCGCTGTGCTGGGCTCGGTGCTCGGGCTCGGTGAGGACCTCGACCGGCCTTTGTTCGGGCCTCCTGGCTCACCTATCCGGCTGCATGAGACCGACCCGGGCTTGAAGAAGGCAGTGCTTTTCGCGGAGGAACGTTACAACCACGGCTCCAACGCCATGCACCTCCGCAAAATTAGCCGGATCATTTCTGCCACCAAACAG CTCGTTAAGGGAATCCGCTACACTTTAACAGTGGAAGTGAGTAACACCCTGTGCAAGAAATCCACCATGGTCAGGACATGTGACTTTTATCCCGAGTCAGAGAAACTCAAg ACAGAGGTTTGCCTCTTTGAAGTGTGGGACATTCCCTGGCAGGACACCAAAACCCTGCTCAAACAGAAGTGCCAGGCTAAAG CTGAGGTAGAAGAGACCAATAAGGTGGAGGATCCATCAGCCAGCCAGCCTATGGAG GAGTCAGTGGAGCTGCTGGGTCACTTTAAAGAGTTCATGGTTAAATACAATAAAGACTACAGCAGCCAGGAGG AGGCTGATCGCCGTTTACGCATCTTCCAAGAGAACCTGAAAACCGCTGAGAAGCTCCAGTCCTTGGATCAAGGCTCAGCTGAGTACGGGGTCACCAAGTTCAGTGATCTAACTG AGGAGGAGTTTCGCTCTACTTACCTCAACCCACTGCTGAGTCAGTGGAGCCTTCATCGACCAATGAAACCAGCTGCTCCTGCCCAAGGCCCCGCCCCAGACAGCTGGGATTGGCGGGATCATGGAGCCGTCAGTAGTGTTAAGAACCAG ggTATGTGTGGATCTTGCTGGGCATTTTCTGTCACAGGCAACATTGAGGGCCAGTGGTTCATAAAAAATGGAACTTTGCTGTCTCTTTCCGAACAAG AGCTGGTTGACTGTGATGGGCTGGACCAGGCGTGCAGAGGCGGGCTACCATCAAATGCTTATGAAGCTATTGAGAAGCTGG GTGGTCTGGAGACAGAATCTGACTACTCCTACACTGGGCACAAGCAGAGGTGCGACTTTGCCACCAGGAAGGTGGCCGCCTACAtcaacagctctgtggagctgtCCAAAGATGAGAAGG AAATTGCAGCCTGGCTTGCTGAGAATGGACCAGTCTCTGTTGCTCTGAATGCTTTTGCAATGCAG TTCTATAGAAAGGGTGTGTCTCACCCTTTGAAGATCTTCTGCAACCCTTGGATGATTGACCATGCTGTGCTGATGGTGGGATATGGAGAAC gcaaaGGTATCCCATTCTGGGCCATTAAAAACAGTTGGGGGGAGGATTATGGAGAGCAG GGTTACTACTACCTCTACAGAGGGTCCAACGCATGTGGAATCAACAAGATGTGCTCATCTGCTGTAGTCAACTAA
- the eif1ad gene encoding putative RNA-binding protein EIF1AD, which yields MSQATKRKHVVKEVLGDFVTPTEKQQIVKVTGSRGNNLHESITAQGETFLVSMPTKFRKNIWIKRGDYVIVDPIEEGEKVKAEISVILYKDHIQYLQKQQLWPDGFMVEQQAQHKINKEHEKEEGEKDEDEEVSDSEDDDSDLFVNTNRCNYQYSESEEEEDSEDEEEDKETRTENGS from the exons ATGTCACAAGCCACCAAACGCAAACACGTAGTCAAGGAAGTCCTCGGAGATTTTGTCACAcccacagaaaaacaacagattgTGAAG GTGACTGGCAGCCGTGGTAACAACCTCCATGAATCTATCACAGCTCAGGGGGAGACCTTCCTGGTGAGCATGCCTACCAAGTTCCGCAAGAACATCTGGATCAAGAGAG GTGACTATGTGATTGTGGATCCTATTGAAGAAGGAGAGAAGGTGAAGGCAGAGATCAGCGTTATTCTCTACAAAGATCACATTCAGTACCTgcaaaaacagcagctctg GCCAGACGGGTTCATGGTGGAGCAACAAGCTcagcacaaaataaacaaagaacatgaaaaggaggagggggagaaagacgAGGACGAGGAAGTCAGCGACTCGGAAGACGATGACAGTGACCTCTTTGTGAACACCAACCGCTGCAACTACCAATACAgtgagagtgaagaggaggaggacagtgaggatgaggaggaggacaaagagacAAGGACAGAAAATGGTTCatag